The stretch of DNA ACTTGCCCCTGAACCACTAGCGTCCACCGCTGAACCGGTACGGACTGGCGAAGGGTTGCGAATTGGCGAGAGGCGGCCAACGCTAGCCGATGGTCCGCTGGGCAAAGTCGTGATTGCCGCGACCAAGGTCGGTGGCATCAAGATGTCGGCAAATCGAAACGCCGCCGAGGTCCAGCGACGACCCTGCTCGAAGATCACCCATGGGCGAAGCATCGAACGGTCCATCAGTTCCACTGGGTCGACAGGTTCCATTGCGATCGGCCTCACGAGCTTTCAGAAACGTTTGCGTCCGAAGCACCATCGCCGCCAGCTTCTTCGAGTTTGCGAAGCAATCGTGCTCGGCTAATGCCTAGACGCCGCGCGGCTTCTGCACGATTTCCCTCAGTCGCCTCAATCGCTGCCTGAATCAATTTCGCTTCGAACCGTCTTACCGCGTCATCCAGATCCATGACCGCCACCTTCGCGCGAGCGACCGGATCGCCGGGTCGGTAGGAACGGACTGCTAAGGGCAGGTGCTCTACACCCACTACCGAACCGGGTGCAGTACGCGCCGCTGCGCGAACAGTTTGTTCCAACTCGCGAAAGTCACCGGGCCATGGATACACCACCAATGCATCGAGTGCGGCGCGGTTGAATCGTTCCGAAGTGCATTCGCGCTTGGCGTGCCAATGCTCAAGCAAAGCCGTCGCCAAAACGGGAATGTCATCGATGCGATCGGTCAATGACGGAATAGGAACAACGGTAGCGCAGAACACATCGACAAGTTTGCTAATGATTCCAACGGACTGAACTTGTTGCCAGGTGGATGCAAGATCGGCGGACGACGTTGACTTCGCAGTGCTAGAACTCTGGCCGCCAGATTTCCCGCCGCCGCTCACATTGTCATGAGACGCGCTATCGCTCGCCATGACACTCGCATCACCGAGGTTGCATTCCCCCACGTGTCGCGCCGTTGCAATCAAGCGTAGGCGGCCCTCGTATTGCAAGTGCAGTTGCGCAAGCCGCTGCTGCGATTCGGTGGATGTTCGATCCAACCCTCGCACAATCACCGTGCCCTTGGCCTCTCTAGCGTCGTTCAGTTTCGAGAGCAACGGAGACAAAGTTGCATCAAGCAACTCGGTGTCCATTAGCGATCCGTCCACATTCGCCATCGGTTCGCCTGGCGCTGACGCATGGTGAAGGGTGACGGCGATCGTTTCCCCAGCGCTACCACGAACTCCGACCAACAATGCATCCGTCCTGGCAAGAGACGCAACCTTCACACGATTTCGCAGCCGCTTAACCAGAGTCGAACTGCCGGCAAGCGAGATAGCCTGCATCGTTTGATTCTGTTGCCGCCAACGATCGAGTCGTTGGCGAAGTTGCAACGCATCACCGAGTTCAGCGTCAATGAGGCGATCATCGTAGGACCCGCCGAACGCAATCGTAAAACGGCGTTCGTCATAACCAACGGAAATGAAACGAACATCAACCACCCTGGCTTTTGCCTCGCTCGTCGACGAACCGCTGGTTGTCGACGGACCGCTGGTTGTCGGTGGCGGTACTTTTGGCAATGCAATCTTGGGTGGTGTGATCTTTAGCGAAGCGGTGCCTCGTTCGACAAGTCCCGGCGGCGCTGACAACGCAGCAGCAACGTGATCTTGCCATTGATCCGAAACCGCGGCCCCCGCGATCGCTTGTCGATCCAAGAGTTCGGCTGGTTCAATGTGCAACCATTCGCCAACCCCCGCGGATACATAAGCGAGCCGACCGACGGGGTTGATCACCCACACGATCGCTCCCGCTCCTTCCAGCATTCGAGCGAGAGGGCGGATGGACGTACCAGGCATAGATGCAAGCTGTTGTCGAGCAAGGAAGTGCGGATAAGCACGAACGTTGATCGCAACAGCTACTGATCAAATCAGAGTGCGATCAAAACACGTCGAGCATGAAGTGGTGACCTGAATGATACCGACGATTGCTCGGGTAGTAGTTGTGCCAACGCTTGTTGTAAACCGGAATTCGCATTTCCGCCGGATAGCGATGGTACATATCATCACTACTGCGAAAGTATTCCTGTCCCCAGAAGTTCTGGGGATAGTACACATAGGGATAGTGGTAAAGGCGGTTCCAGTCTCGCGTATCCGCTTGACCACCCCAGCTTTGCCCGTAAGCGCGTTGATCTGCAGAAACAGACTCGGCCGTAGCGACATAGCTCGCCGCGAGTATGGCGACGATGACGAGTTGTCGAATCATTTGGGCGTCCCCCCTTTAGGACTTTCAACCGTAACAATGTCTGGTTCGATTCCGATGCGTGGCACGGCATGAGCCCCACACGGCGTACCGGATCTATCGGCACAAACGATCGTGACGGTTGAGTCGATCAGCAAGACAATTTGCGTGAATTTGCGTTCTCGACGCTCAGATTGGTCACTCCAAAGCTGCTTCGGGGCCGGATATAGGTCTTCAACAGGCGGTTTGAGCCGGGAAATTTCCCGCCAAACATTTATCCTGGTCAAGATGCTAGGAAAACTCCTAAACTTTGGGGTAATCACTTAAGTCGCTCAAGTGCCCAAACTTGCAGCGAATTCTCATCGCCCCTTAACTTCACCTACACCTTGGTCAACTTCATGTTCAATTCGATGTCTCATCGAGTTCCCAAGTTCGTTACGACTGGCCTCGTTGTCTGCCTCGCTTTTTCGCTGGCGGCGACCCCGATTTATGCCTGTCCGTTTTGCAGCGCTGTGTCGCAAACACTTCGCCAAGAAATGGAAGTCATGGACGCTGTCGTCATCGCTTCGGCAACCCAAAGTGATCTAGTTCGTGACAAGACGACCGGCGAAGTCACGATGAAGATCGAAAAGGTCCTTAAAGGTGACGCCATTGTTAAACCGGGCGACGAAGTCACGGCGGTCTATTACGGCGAAGTCTCAGTCGGTCGCCGTTTCATGCTCTCGGGCGTTGACCCCAACGATATGCAGTGGTCCTGTTTGCCACTAAGTGAGCGAGGCGAGGCCTACGTGATCAAGGTCGCCGAACTTGCCACCGCTGACCCGCTCGAGCGACTGCGTTTCTACGACGATTATCTGCAAGACGACGAGTCGATGCTTAACCGTGATGCCTACGACGAGTTTGCCATCACTCCCTACGACGTCATCCAATCACTCGGCCCTGAAATGGATCGCGATCAATTGGTGGAATGGATGAGCGAACCGGAACTGGCGACCGATCGCAAACGACTTTATCTAACCATGCTGGGTGTTTGCGGCAGTGAACAGGATTTGCCGATGCTGGAAACGATGTTGCGTAGCACTAAGAAAAGCACTCGAGGTGGATTGGACGCTTTGATCGCTTGTTACTTAACGTTGGCCGGCGAGAAAGGCTTGCCGCTAATCAATGAGTTGTTCTTGGACAATGCCGATGCTCCTTACGCAGACACGTACGCAGCGATCATGGCGGTTCGATTTCACGGAACCGAAGGCGACGTCATTCCGCGAAGCGCTCTTGTCGACTCATTGCACCACGTCCTCGATCGAACCGACTTGGCGGACCTGGTGATCCCCGACTTGGCTCGCTGGCAAGACTGGAGCCAAATTGACCGACTGGTGGAATTGTTCACCAAAGCGGACCCCGACAACAATTGGATTCGCGTCCCGGTGGTGAACTACCTTCGAGCATGCCCGCTGGAAAAGGCTGACGAAGCCATCAAGAAACTCGAGGAGATCGACCCGGAAAGTGTCAAGCGAGCCAATACATTCTTCTCCGTGCCTGTTCCCGCTCGGGATTCATCGAGTGATGACGGGACCTCGCTGCCTTTGGATGTTAGTGACTTAGCGTTTGATGGCATGATAGGGCCTGCTATGACCGGTCGAACCGCCTATCTGGCTACCCGGCCGGTGATTTCCACGTCGCCCCGGTCGGCAATGGCAAAGCTGTACGCAGCCAAGGATTCTGGCTCCGTTCAGCATGCGGCAACAAAGCATGCGGGAGTGCAGCGTGCGGCAACACCGGTCGCTTTGCTTGCGGTTTCCCAGCCTGCGAACCCGTGGCGGTTGGCTTACGTACTATTGGTGGCGGCACTGACGTTCATGATTGTGCCGTTCTTGCTGCTGACCGGCGGCTCGCAACCTATCACCTAAGTGACGCACTGTTTTGACGCTCTATGTCCGCTGAACTTCAAATGTCGTCCTCCGGCGACGAGCTTACTGATTTTCCCTACAAGGCGATCAGCCGTAGTGCCATCATTTCGTTGGTTCTGGCGGTGGTAGCACTTCCAGGATTGCTGCAAGATTTTGCACCGCTGCTGGGTATTGCCATGGTTGGAATCCTGGTCGCTTTCCTAGGTATGCGTGCGACTCGGCTTTATCCCGAAGAATACAGCGGACGCACCGTCGCGATTCTAGGATTCTTCCTTAATCTCGCTTTGGTCGTCGGTGGCATCGCGTTGCACACCTACACCTACATGACGGAAGTTCCCGAAGGCTATACACGTGTGCAATTCTATGATTTGCAGGCGGAAGACAACGGCCCGGATCGCCCCACGGAAAAAGCCGTTGCCGCGCATGGCCAAGACATTTTCCTTAAAGGCTATATCCATCCCTCATCGGGCAGCGGCCTGCTGAAGCACTTCGTCCTCGTTCCAGACTTGGGCACCTGCTGTTTCGGTGGGCAACCCGAAAGTAGCGATATGGTCGAAGTCACCTTAAAGGGCGGTCAGACGGCAAAGGCTAACTTGCGGAAGAAGAAACTTGCCGGCCGTTTCATAGTCAATCAAGCGCCGCAATCGATCACCGATTTCGATAAAGCGATTTTTTACCGAATGCAAGTCGATCAAGTGAAATAGCTTACGAAGCAATCTGCCGAATAGATTGATCTGTTGGAGCGATTGTTTTTGGGAGTATCATTCGGGGGTAACACCTGTTCCGCTTTTTGATCCCCGATCCGCTCCTGTCAGCCACTATGCTTCAAAATTCATTTTCGCTGCTGTTGGTTGCCGCTTTGGCAGTTCCTTCGCTTGCGCAAGAGACGAAAGACGCCGCACCTGATACTCGCCCTATTGTGGAGGATCGCAGCAGTAGCGATGCGTCGAAGGCCAAGGGCGAAATTAACTTCGACGACTTGAAGTTCGAGATCGAAAAGGATCAAGCCTTTGAACCATCTCAGCTCAACGCGGACGTTCAAGCGCTCAACGGCAAGAAGGTCAAACTTCGCGGCTATATTCTTCCCGCGACTTTGTACAAGGAAACCGGAATCGACCAGTTTGTTTTGGTGCGAGACAACCAAGAGTGTTGCTTTGGCCCCGGGGCGGCACTATTTGATTGTGTGATGATCGAGATGGAACCGGGAAGAACAACCGATTTTGTCACGCGACCGGTAACCGTTGAAGGCAAGTTCGAAATCGATGTCGAAAAGTACAAGTATCCCAACGGTGTGGGTCCCAAAGGAGCTTCACACTTGGCGATCTTTCGTATCCGCGGCCTCAACGTTAAGTAAGCAGGCGAACGGACGATTCTTTATCATTCTTGATGACTTAAATATTTGACGGTTCAGCACGGTCATGCGCCGCGTGTCCAACCGGGCTTGGGCATTTTTTCGACCGTCGATGGCTCATCGCCTCGCAGCGTTGCGATACGTTTCGCCATTTTTGACACTGCCTCGGAATCACTCATAGGGTGAATCGTGACGCGAAATGATTTCGTTTCGCCTGGATCGATATCAAGCACCCTGCCCTGCTCCGCTTCAAACGTGCGATTGTTGGGATAGTTGGTGGAAGGTTCGAGACCAGCAACATAGCCGTCTTCTAAGGCCGCGGTGTTTTTCCAAAGCACAAACCGCGGCAGTCCGGTGACGCTATAGGTGATTGCCAAACCGCTAGCCTTGTCAGCCGCGGACAACATTGCCGAGGTCAAGTTGTGCTCGTTCGCACGTAGTTTCGCGAAGTAGACCCGTTCGGCGTAGCCGCTTTCAGGTTCCCCGAACTGGTTCCAAGTCTCAATTTCTTCAGCGGCGTGCGCGTCTTTGGGGGCCAAGGTCTCGACGGGGGCATCGAACGTTGAATCTTTGCCCAACACGGGGCTTCCGACATTGATGTGGTAAAGCAATTGCATGGATGCCGGCGAAGTCAGTTCATTGGTGACATCATCCAACAATTCGACATCGGGTTGTCCGGCGTGAAATCGAATGCGACTCTTGAGCCGAAACCGCTTGAAGAACAAACGCGACTCAATCATTTCACCTATCACCTCAACTCGGCCCGAAGCTTCGTTGTATTCGATCGACAGTGACGTCGCAGGCAGATTCGCAATTCGACCGTGCAACGGGTACAGCAATCTTCCCGAATCATCGTGTTCAGGCGCTCCGTTGCTCTCGAGACCACAGCGAACGACAAATTCATCGAATCCTTCAAGCCATCCCAATCCACTTGGATCAAAGATAGGAACATGCGATGGGTGAACAGGACCGGCGATGGGAGACTTCCAACCAAAATCGATGCCTCCCGATTCAAGACGCCAAATCGACATTCCCCGTGATGGCAGAATCAACGCGGTCGTGACACCGGTGTCTACTTCCACGACCTCGACTCCGTCAGCAAGTCCGCCGACAAATCGACCGTGTCGCACACCAATCATGCCTTGGCGCGTTTCAATTTGCCGAGTCAGCGAGGAATTCTTACTCCAGCGAATGTTTGCCTCCGGTGAGGCTGAAACATAGGCCGATTCAATTTTTGTACTCATGAAATGATTCTGACACTGGCGAAATTGTGGTCGGGTGAGACAAACAGTCGAGCGTGGAAAGGTTGTCCGCAATTCTCGCAGACTCTAAAACATCATTCTTAGGTTTTGGATTACGCTTGCGACCACCCTGGTTCAGCGACCCATTGAACAATGATCGCATCGTACCGGCAATGCGACGGTTCGCCAGTTATCTGCAACCGCTCCCACCATCCCTCCCCCCAAACAGGTTTATCGTGTCTTATGGCGAACGTAAAGTTAGATGAAGGTTTAGTTCAAGGTGATAGCGTCGCGGGAATTTTGGATTCTGCCATGGACGCTGGCGACGGGCTGCTGCGACTAACGCCAACTTGGGTCCCACGATCATTCCTTCACCCAGGACGTCGAATCAAACTTCACCCGGGCGACTACTATCGCTTTGGCGCCGATCGAGGAGGGATCGACGAGCGCTGGTTTGGCAGCACAACCGAAGCGGCCAACGAAGGCCGAGTGTGGCACGAAGGCTTGAGCTTCTGCATTTTTGAAGGCAAGAAGTTTTTGCTTCGCGATGCGGTTTCGGAGGCTGGCAACAAAATTGTCGGCGAGAGCATCTTCAAGAAGTACGACCGTTGGCCGGTGTACTCGAAGTTCTTCGACAACATGGGTCCGATTCCCCATCATATGCACCAGAGTTTCGAAGATGCGAAACTTGTTGGCCAAGAGGGCAAGCCCGAAAGCTATTACTTCCCACCTCAACTTAACAATGTCGACAACAACTTTGCTTACACGTTCATGGGATTGGAACCGGGCACCGAAAAGTCCGATGTTCGGCGTTGTTTGGAAAATTGGAACGAAGGTGACAATGGGATCTTAGACCTTAGTCGCGCCTATCGTCTCAAACGAGGCACCGGATGGTTGATCCCACCGGGTGTCCTTCACGCGCCCGGATCACTTTGCACCTATGAACCGCAATGGGGTAGCGATGTGTTTGGCATGTACCAATCGATCGTGGAAGGACGCTACGTTCCGTGGTCGCTGCTGGTCAAAGACATGCCCGAAGAAAAGCATCAAGATCTAGATTTCATCGTCGGCCAGTTGGACTGGGACAAGAACGTTGACACTCATTTTAAGAATAGCAACTACCTTGAACCAGTTCGCGACGATGCACGCAGTGGTGACGGATTTGAAGACTTGTGGATTGTTTATGGAACCGTCGATGGTCAACAACTCTTCAGCGCCAAAGAACTAACCATTCAACCCGGTGCGAAATGCACGCTTCAAGATCCTGGGGCAAGCAGTTGGATCACAGTCCAGGGTCGTGGCCGAATGGGTTCGCTGGACTTGCAGACGCCAGCGATGATTCGCTTCGGTGCCAACACGTCGGACGAAGTCTTCATCACGCATACCGCTGCAACCGCGGGTGTTGAAATCGAGAACACAGGTACGGAACCATTGGTTGGATTGCGATACTTTGGCCCCGATACGCACAGCAACTTGCCCACGGCAGGGTCATAAACGATTAGATTCGTGTTGCCAAGTTCTATGTTGTTGCCCTTCCCCTTCCGACCTTTTCTCTACTGAATCATAGAAAGACGTTGTTATGACCAATCACCCTCATCAATTCCCCAAACTTCATAACGCAGCATGGCCAGGCGTCGTGGGCAAAGGAGGCGAAGGAAACGATCCGCCGATTGAGCTGGATACGATGTTGGATTTAACCGCGGCCGCAGAAGTAGACGGTCGGAAGTTTGATGGTGTCGACCTTTTCCTGTTTGACCCTCACGTTTCTATCGATGCCACCGACAAAGAACTCGAAGACTTAGCGGACCGCGTCCGCGCTCGTGGTCTGGTCATTGGCAGTGTTGTTGCCCCGGTGTGGGAACCCACCGGTGGCGGATCAGCAGCAGGCGACGACGAGCAAGTCCATGCTTTCTTGACTCAAGTTCGCAAGGGATGCACGATTGCCAAGAAGCTACGAGAACTTGGTGTTCGGCCGTACGGGGTCGTGCGACTCGATACCGCAACCTCGGTTGCGGATTGGGCTAAGGACCCCGAAGGCAATCAATCAAAGATTGCGGACACACTTAAAGCAGCATGCGATATCGCTGAAGAGTACGACGAACGCTTAGCCGCCGAAGGTGAGATTTGTTGGGGCGGGATGCAAAGTTGGCGCACCATGGTCGACCTGCTTAAGCGAGTCGGGCATCCGGAACGATTCGGCTTCCAAGCAGATATGGCTCACACGCTGCTATACCTGCTCGGCTACAACGCTCCCGACGACGCTATTTTGCCAACAGACTTCGATTGGAGCGACAACGAGAAGAAAAAGGCCGCATTGAAAGAACTGACCCACGCGCTGCGTGAGTGGACGATTGACTTTCACGTTGCCCAGAACGATGCCACTGTCCACGGTACTGGAACGCACGATAAGACCGGTCGCCACTGCTTGCCCAACGATCCCAACGGCAAACTTAATATTGCCGAAGATGCGGGGTTCTGGTTGCGGGACGAACATGGCGACGTGCTCAAAACGTGCCGGCACATTTGCTGGGATGGTTGCATGTTCCCCAACGAAGTCATGCACAAACCCGAAACCTGGAACAGCATTCTTTCCGCCATGCTTTCCGTTCAAGATGCTCACGGCTGGAACGAGTAAATTTCGCTCGGCGCCGGTTCTCAATCACTACGACTAACTATCCATTAATTCAACATGAAACCACTCAACATCGGACTTATCGGCTACGGCTTTATGGGCCGCACGCACACCAACGGCTACAAACGCGTTAACGACTTCTTTCCCGAATTGAAGCATCGTCCCATCTTGAAAGCCGTTTGCGGCCGTAACGAAGAGAAGGTCAAAGAGTTCGCCGATCAATGGCAGTACGAATCCACCGAGTCGGATTGGCGTGACCTGATTGCTCGTGATGACATCGACGCAGTCGATATCTGCACCCCGAACAATTCGCATGCCGAGATTGCCATCGCGGCGGCCAAGGCGGGCAAGATGATCCTGTGCGAGAAACCGCTCGCGCTGAATCCCGCCGAAGGCGAGAAGATGGTCGAAGCTATCGAGAAAGCCGGTGTTGCGAACACCGTTTGGTACAACTATCGCCGTGTACCTGCGGTCACGATGGCCAAACAATTGATCGATGAAGGACGTCTAGGACGCGTCTTTCATTACCGAGCCAATTTCCTTCAGGATTGGACAATCAACGAAGACTTGCCTCAAGGTGGCGCTGCACTTTGGCGTTTGGACGCCGCTGCGGCAGGGAGCGGTGTGACGGGCGACTTGTTGGCTCACTGCATTGATACTGCGATTTGGCTCAATGGTTCGATCAAAGATGTCACCGCGATGACCGAGACGTTTGTTAAAGAGCGGATGCACAACGAAACGGGCAAGAAGGAACCCGTCACCATCGACGATGCTTGCGCGTTCCTTTGTCACTTCCAAAATGGGTCCTTAGGACTTTTCGAATCCACCCGTTACGCTCGTGGACACAAAGCGCTTTACACCTTCGAAATCAACGGCGAAAACGCATCGATTCGTTGGGACCTGCACGACCTGCATCGCCTCGAGTACTTCGACCACAACGACGAAGGTAAGCTGCGAGGATGGCGTTCGATCCATATTTCCGACCACGACGGATCACAACCCTACATGGATAAGTGGTGGGTGCCGGGTTTGAACATTGGCTACGAACACACGTTCGTGCATCAAGTCGCCGATTTCATCAAGTCGATTGAAACAGGCGAAACCATGCGACCTAGCTTCCGAGATGCGTTGGAAACTCAGCGAGTGTGCGACGCTGTGCTCAAGAGTGCTGCATCACACACTTGGAAGAATGTCTAACGTAGACTGTCCATGTCACGACCAGCTTGTCCGCTAACGTGGGCAAGCTTCGAAATGGACGAAGAAGAGGCTACGTCGTCACCACCGAGTCAGCCGCCAACGATGGCAAGTTGACTCTCGGCGTCGCCGTGAACCGCCAAGGTAGCGTCACCCAGAACGTGCTTCCTCGTCCAAGCTCGCTCTCGAAGTCCACTTCGCCACCAAGCAATTTGGCGAGCTCTTTGACAATCGACAGGCCAAGTCCTGTGCCCGCGTACTCTCGCGTTAGGCCTTCGCCATCCAACACTTTGCGACTTTGGCGAAACTTCTCGAAGATGATCGCTTGATCTTCCTCGGCGATCCCCACACCGGTATCGGTCACCTCAAGTCGAAAACGGCCTTGGCGTGTATCGGCTACACGCACCGTGATCATGCCACCCTCGGGCGTAAACTTGATTGCGTTACTGAGCAGGTTGTTGATGATCTGCCCAAGTTTATTCGGATCTTGAAACGCTTTGGGTAGGGAGGAAGGAATGTCAACCGACAACGAGATGTTCTTGTCCTCACTAAGCGAACCAATCATGTCGCATTGTGCCGATACCAATCTCGACAACTCAAATTCGCTCGGTTTGACTTCCATCTTGCCAGCCTCGACTTTTGCCAAGTCCAAGATGTCGTTGATCATCTCGAGAAGCAGCCGGCCGGAGTTGCGAATAT from Rubripirellula amarantea encodes:
- a CDS encoding calmodulin-binding protein, with amino-acid sequence MIRQLVIVAILAASYVATAESVSADQRAYGQSWGGQADTRDWNRLYHYPYVYYPQNFWGQEYFRSSDDMYHRYPAEMRIPVYNKRWHNYYPSNRRYHSGHHFMLDVF
- a CDS encoding AAA-type ATPase lid domain-containing protein, which translates into the protein MPGTSIRPLARMLEGAGAIVWVINPVGRLAYVSAGVGEWLHIEPAELLDRQAIAGAAVSDQWQDHVAAALSAPPGLVERGTASLKITPPKIALPKVPPPTTSGPSTTSGSSTSEAKARVVDVRFISVGYDERRFTIAFGGSYDDRLIDAELGDALQLRQRLDRWRQQNQTMQAISLAGSSTLVKRLRNRVKVASLARTDALLVGVRGSAGETIAVTLHHASAPGEPMANVDGSLMDTELLDATLSPLLSKLNDAREAKGTVIVRGLDRTSTESQQRLAQLHLQYEGRLRLIATARHVGECNLGDASVMASDSASHDNVSGGGKSGGQSSSTAKSTSSADLASTWQQVQSVGIISKLVDVFCATVVPIPSLTDRIDDIPVLATALLEHWHAKRECTSERFNRAALDALVVYPWPGDFRELEQTVRAAARTAPGSVVGVEHLPLAVRSYRPGDPVARAKVAVMDLDDAVRRFEAKLIQAAIEATEGNRAEAARRLGISRARLLRKLEEAGGDGASDANVSESS
- a CDS encoding Gfo/Idh/MocA family protein — its product is MKPLNIGLIGYGFMGRTHTNGYKRVNDFFPELKHRPILKAVCGRNEEKVKEFADQWQYESTESDWRDLIARDDIDAVDICTPNNSHAEIAIAAAKAGKMILCEKPLALNPAEGEKMVEAIEKAGVANTVWYNYRRVPAVTMAKQLIDEGRLGRVFHYRANFLQDWTINEDLPQGGAALWRLDAAAAGSGVTGDLLAHCIDTAIWLNGSIKDVTAMTETFVKERMHNETGKKEPVTIDDACAFLCHFQNGSLGLFESTRYARGHKALYTFEINGENASIRWDLHDLHRLEYFDHNDEGKLRGWRSIHISDHDGSQPYMDKWWVPGLNIGYEHTFVHQVADFIKSIETGETMRPSFRDALETQRVCDAVLKSAASHTWKNV
- a CDS encoding cupin domain-containing protein, with translation MANVKLDEGLVQGDSVAGILDSAMDAGDGLLRLTPTWVPRSFLHPGRRIKLHPGDYYRFGADRGGIDERWFGSTTEAANEGRVWHEGLSFCIFEGKKFLLRDAVSEAGNKIVGESIFKKYDRWPVYSKFFDNMGPIPHHMHQSFEDAKLVGQEGKPESYYFPPQLNNVDNNFAYTFMGLEPGTEKSDVRRCLENWNEGDNGILDLSRAYRLKRGTGWLIPPGVLHAPGSLCTYEPQWGSDVFGMYQSIVEGRYVPWSLLVKDMPEEKHQDLDFIVGQLDWDKNVDTHFKNSNYLEPVRDDARSGDGFEDLWIVYGTVDGQQLFSAKELTIQPGAKCTLQDPGASSWITVQGRGRMGSLDLQTPAMIRFGANTSDEVFITHTAATAGVEIENTGTEPLVGLRYFGPDTHSNLPTAGS
- a CDS encoding aldose 1-epimerase family protein yields the protein MSTKIESAYVSASPEANIRWSKNSSLTRQIETRQGMIGVRHGRFVGGLADGVEVVEVDTGVTTALILPSRGMSIWRLESGGIDFGWKSPIAGPVHPSHVPIFDPSGLGWLEGFDEFVVRCGLESNGAPEHDDSGRLLYPLHGRIANLPATSLSIEYNEASGRVEVIGEMIESRLFFKRFRLKSRIRFHAGQPDVELLDDVTNELTSPASMQLLYHINVGSPVLGKDSTFDAPVETLAPKDAHAAEEIETWNQFGEPESGYAERVYFAKLRANEHNLTSAMLSAADKASGLAITYSVTGLPRFVLWKNTAALEDGYVAGLEPSTNYPNNRTFEAEQGRVLDIDPGETKSFRVTIHPMSDSEAVSKMAKRIATLRGDEPSTVEKMPKPGWTRGA
- a CDS encoding DUF3299 domain-containing protein gives rise to the protein MLQNSFSLLLVAALAVPSLAQETKDAAPDTRPIVEDRSSSDASKAKGEINFDDLKFEIEKDQAFEPSQLNADVQALNGKKVKLRGYILPATLYKETGIDQFVLVRDNQECCFGPGAALFDCVMIEMEPGRTTDFVTRPVTVEGKFEIDVEKYKYPNGVGPKGASHLAIFRIRGLNVK
- a CDS encoding sugar phosphate isomerase/epimerase family protein translates to MTNHPHQFPKLHNAAWPGVVGKGGEGNDPPIELDTMLDLTAAAEVDGRKFDGVDLFLFDPHVSIDATDKELEDLADRVRARGLVIGSVVAPVWEPTGGGSAAGDDEQVHAFLTQVRKGCTIAKKLRELGVRPYGVVRLDTATSVADWAKDPEGNQSKIADTLKAACDIAEEYDERLAAEGEICWGGMQSWRTMVDLLKRVGHPERFGFQADMAHTLLYLLGYNAPDDAILPTDFDWSDNEKKKAALKELTHALREWTIDFHVAQNDATVHGTGTHDKTGRHCLPNDPNGKLNIAEDAGFWLRDEHGDVLKTCRHICWDGCMFPNEVMHKPETWNSILSAMLSVQDAHGWNE
- a CDS encoding DUF3299 domain-containing protein: MSAELQMSSSGDELTDFPYKAISRSAIISLVLAVVALPGLLQDFAPLLGIAMVGILVAFLGMRATRLYPEEYSGRTVAILGFFLNLALVVGGIALHTYTYMTEVPEGYTRVQFYDLQAEDNGPDRPTEKAVAAHGQDIFLKGYIHPSSGSGLLKHFVLVPDLGTCCFGGQPESSDMVEVTLKGGQTAKANLRKKKLAGRFIVNQAPQSITDFDKAIFYRMQVDQVK